The Gemmata palustris genome includes a region encoding these proteins:
- a CDS encoding transposase → MVLLIDSAPWHRGRPIDEAMHENPHLEFKWLPSYSPQLNPIERFWKKLRRRATHNRLFDTPGDLKTSLRASLSYFQTVRHKVKSIIEGRPKRKTTK, encoded by the coding sequence GTGGTGCTGTTGATCGATAGCGCCCCGTGGCACCGGGGCCGGCCGATCGATGAGGCGATGCACGAGAACCCGCACCTGGAGTTCAAGTGGTTACCGAGCTACAGCCCGCAACTCAACCCGATCGAGCGGTTCTGGAAGAAGCTCCGCAGGCGCGCGACGCACAACCGCCTGTTCGACACCCCGGGCGACCTGAAAACCTCGCTCCGGGCCAGTTTGAGCTACTTCCAGACCGTCCGCCACAAGGTCAAAAGCATCATCGAGGGGCGGCCCAAGCGGAAAACCACCAAATGA
- a CDS encoding BBP7 family outer membrane beta-barrel protein codes for MTVFGATRNDVPGLASVTRPGGLLAQTSNIGTYRSSSFTLIPELDLHLGCRLTDRISVSAGYSFLLLTDVARAGDQIDLVVNPNLLPGAPAGTGPARPAFVMRQTNTWVQGINLGLSVKW; via the coding sequence GTGACCGTCTTCGGCGCCACGCGGAACGATGTGCCGGGGCTCGCCTCTGTCACGCGACCCGGGGGCTTGCTCGCCCAAACGAGCAACATCGGTACTTACCGTTCCTCGAGTTTCACTCTGATTCCCGAACTCGATTTGCACCTCGGGTGCCGCCTGACGGACCGCATCAGTGTCTCTGCTGGGTATTCGTTTCTGCTGCTAACCGATGTGGCTCGCGCGGGCGACCAGATCGACCTCGTGGTGAACCCGAACCTGCTTCCGGGTGCCCCTGCTGGCACCGGACCGGCGCGCCCGGCGTTCGTGATGCGGCAGACGAATACCTGGGTGCAGGGGATCAACTTGGGGTTAAGTGTGAAGTGGTAG
- a CDS encoding BBP7 family outer membrane beta-barrel protein: MRRLYWALLAAPLFAGTVRAEEPSAPPATPAPVSDARPAMKDPPTGSLADCIPDCKQDVRTSCCECPRAWWHTDALLWWGQGMRTPPLVTQGGNPPAVRFGGSRLNDEMRAGARTEFGVWFDDCHFALQGSYFFLAPARSLDQFGSGLPAQPTGRPFINANTGQLAFELVPGFVTGSASTTGVTGADALVRVPVCCGTGCDTSYRVDVLAGYRYFGLNDQLAVRENLSPGAPFVPGTQITVFDSFRTENRFHGASLGAAFVGRRGGVQRGVDDAPRPRRHEP, translated from the coding sequence ATGCGTCGGTTGTACTGGGCGCTTCTGGCGGCGCCCCTGTTCGCGGGAACTGTACGCGCAGAAGAGCCGAGCGCGCCGCCGGCCACACCCGCTCCCGTCTCGGACGCGCGGCCGGCTATGAAAGACCCACCCACGGGATCGCTCGCGGACTGCATTCCGGATTGTAAGCAAGACGTCCGCACGTCGTGCTGCGAGTGCCCGCGCGCGTGGTGGCACACGGACGCCCTACTATGGTGGGGGCAAGGAATGCGGACCCCGCCGCTGGTCACTCAGGGGGGCAATCCGCCGGCGGTACGCTTCGGCGGATCGCGGCTGAACGACGAAATGCGGGCGGGCGCGCGTACCGAGTTCGGTGTGTGGTTCGACGACTGCCATTTCGCACTCCAGGGAAGCTACTTCTTCCTCGCCCCCGCCCGATCTCTTGACCAGTTCGGCTCCGGGCTCCCGGCCCAGCCCACCGGCCGGCCCTTTATCAACGCGAACACCGGGCAACTGGCCTTCGAGCTGGTCCCCGGGTTCGTCACCGGGAGCGCGAGCACAACGGGGGTCACGGGCGCCGACGCGCTGGTGCGGGTTCCCGTGTGCTGCGGCACGGGGTGCGACACCAGTTACCGCGTCGACGTGCTCGCGGGCTACCGCTACTTCGGCCTCAACGATCAGCTCGCGGTTCGGGAGAACCTCTCCCCGGGAGCACCGTTCGTACCCGGAACACAGATCACGGTCTTCGATTCGTTCCGCACCGAGAACCGCTTCCACGGGGCGAGCCTCGGCGCGGCTTTTGTCGGGCGGCGGGGGGGCGTTCAGCGCGGAGTTGACGACGCGCCTCGACCTCGGCGCCACGAACCGTGA
- a CDS encoding FG-GAP repeat domain-containing protein, translating into MLVAPVSPSSHVKVLDGLTGALVRSFLAFEGFTGGVSLATGDVDGDGFADIVVGTASGSSHVKVFSGRTGAVLASFMSFAGYSGGVQVAAGDDTSDGRADVAVAPLHGSSHVKVFDGLTGALVRSLLAFDGFTGDITFTFEPPTGLPARLFIGAATQSSHVKVFAGESLQQSFYAYSGHTGGVRFAAGDADGNGRNELITLAAGTNHVKAFDGGIEVDSFLAAPGSGVDLAESLLWFARRRRL; encoded by the coding sequence GTGCTGGTCGCTCCCGTCAGCCCGTCGAGTCACGTGAAGGTGCTCGACGGGCTGACGGGCGCGCTGGTGCGGAGCTTCCTGGCGTTCGAGGGATTTACCGGTGGGGTGTCGCTCGCGACCGGCGACGTGGACGGGGACGGATTCGCCGACATCGTGGTCGGTACCGCGAGCGGCTCCAGTCACGTAAAAGTGTTCAGTGGCCGAACAGGAGCGGTACTGGCCAGCTTCATGTCCTTCGCGGGTTATTCGGGCGGGGTTCAGGTGGCCGCGGGGGACGATACCAGCGACGGGCGAGCGGACGTGGCGGTAGCCCCGCTCCACGGCTCGTCACACGTGAAAGTGTTCGACGGGCTGACGGGCGCGCTGGTGCGGAGCCTCCTGGCGTTCGACGGGTTCACCGGCGACATCACCTTCACCTTCGAGCCGCCGACGGGTTTACCGGCCCGCCTGTTCATTGGCGCGGCGACACAGAGTTCCCATGTGAAAGTCTTCGCGGGCGAGAGCTTGCAACAGAGCTTTTACGCCTACTCTGGTCACACCGGGGGCGTTCGATTCGCGGCGGGTGACGCGGACGGGAACGGGCGGAACGAACTGATTACGCTCGCCGCTGGTACCAATCACGTGAAGGCGTTCGACGGTGGAATCGAAGTCGACAGCTTTTTAGCCGCCCCTGGTTCCGGGGTCGATCTTGCCGAATCCCTACTTTGGTTCGCTCGGCGGCGCCGGCTGTGA